In one window of Drosophila innubila isolate TH190305 chromosome 2L unlocalized genomic scaffold, UK_Dinn_1.0 4_B_2L, whole genome shotgun sequence DNA:
- the LOC117780634 gene encoding uncharacterized protein LOC117780634 isoform X2: protein MKSKTPKTRKSPRHPRLSRGSANESPEVPKTAQIKKSDLNMGNSPVLPRKVHKKTKVLKDSLARNFGPVTRRRSLLGFSIGATKRKVEECGEISFNSSHPETGFIPDSDDSPSSPKRARVDETLPNSLTQLSTEVNEINVSLAEKAPTSEESQLKKNIADVNEISKSIRHISIEDNRTIANEVYTPITDFYLKEIRAETKENSKPIDAFLMKDILSPANKIPNAVREFKREEKMSETNVSSKTIENLRIEENMKEAYRCTTPKEKENMSESKEISEPILDIRMTTIKRINDMHRNTSSPILTNLVDIRTGEHSQLETMSRAETIPSSGEDTIEIPNDSNLQQSEEPNLPKEDTRIEERTLRPLISTQQTHHIFGESNEDIVHSSSSSEEEEEKEEYLTLREDVTLQHQRREEEINETEEHETDSADNKSRCNIM from the exons ATGAAGTCAAAAACACCCAAAACTCGAAAGTCACCTAGACATCCAAGATTATCAAGAGGCAGCGCAAATGAATCTCCTGAGGTTCCAAAGACGGCACAAATTAAGAAAAG TGATTTGAACATGGGAAACTCTCCTGTTTTGCCAAgaaaagtacacaaaaaaactaaagtcTTGAAAGATTCTTTGGCTAGAAATTTTGGTCCAGTTACACGCAGACGTTCTCTATTGGGATTTTCGATTGGAGCAACAAAGAGGAAGGT tGAGGAATGTGGAGAGATCTCTTTTAACTCATCACATCCAGAAACCGGCTTTATTCCCGACTCGGATGATTCTCCATCGTCACCTAAGCGAGCACGTGTTGATGAGACTCTACCGAATTCACTGACGCAACTTTCCACAGAAGTGAACGAGATAAATGTTTCTCTGGCAGAAAAAGCTCCAACTTCTGAGGAGTCTCAATTGAAGAAGAATATTGCCGATGTAAATGAAATCTCCAAGTCAATAAGACACATAAGTATAGAAGACAACAGAACAATAGCTAATGAGGTTTATACACCAATAAcagacttttatttaaaagagatAAGAGCAGAAACTAAAGAAAACTCTAAACCTATCGATGCTTTTCTGATGAAAGACATTCTGTCACCAGCAAATAAGATTCCAAATGCAGTGAGAGAATTtaagagagaagagaagatGTCTGAAACTAATGTCAGCTCAAAAACAATAGAAAACTTAAGAATAGAGGAGAACATGAAAGAAGCTTATAGATGCACTAcgccaaaagaaaaagaaaacatgtCAGAATCCAAGGAAATTTCAGAACCTATTCTAGACATTAGAATGACTACTATTAAAAGGATAAACGATATGCATAGGAATACCTCAAGTCCAATCTTAACAAATTTAGTAGATATCAGAACAGGAGAGCACAGTCAATTAGAGACTATGTCAAGAGCTGAGACAATTCCCTCCAGTGGTGAAGACACAATAGAAATACCAAACGATTCAAATCTTCAACAGAGCGAAGAGCCAAACCTGCCCAAGGAAGACACTAGAATAGAAGAAAGAACGTTAAGGCCCCTGATAAGCACTCAACAAACTCATCACATCTTTGGAGAATCAAATGAGGATATTGTACACAGTTCATCGTCgtcggaggaggaggaggagaaggaggagtaCTTGACTCTCAGAGAAGATGTGACATTACAACATCAAAGACGTGAGGAGGAAATCAACGAGACAGAGGAACATGAGACTGATTCTGCCGACAACAAAAGCAGATGCAATATTAT GTAA
- the LOC117780634 gene encoding uncharacterized protein LOC117780634 isoform X1: protein MKSKTPKTRKSPRHPRLSRGSANESPEVPKTAQIKKSDLNMGNSPVLPRKVHKKTKVLKDSLARNFGPVTRRRSLLGFSIGATKRKVEECGEISFNSSHPETGFIPDSDDSPSSPKRARVDETLPNSLTQLSTEVNEINVSLAEKAPTSEESQLKKNIADVNEISKSIRHISIEDNRTIANEVYTPITDFYLKEIRAETKENSKPIDAFLMKDILSPANKIPNAVREFKREEKMSETNVSSKTIENLRIEENMKEAYRCTTPKEKENMSESKEISEPILDIRMTTIKRINDMHRNTSSPILTNLVDIRTGEHSQLETMSRAETIPSSGEDTIEIPNDSNLQQSEEPNLPKEDTRIEERTLRPLISTQQTHHIFGESNEDIVHSSSSSEEEEEKEEYLTLREDVTLQHQRREEEINETEEHETDSADNKSRCNIM from the exons ATGAAGTCAAAAACACCCAAAACTCGAAAGTCACCTAGACATCCAAGATTATCAAGAGGCAGCGCAAATGAATCTCCTGAGGTTCCAAAGACGGCACAAATTAAGAAAAG TGATTTGAACATGGGAAACTCTCCTGTTTTGCCAAgaaaagtacacaaaaaaactaaagtcTTGAAAGATTCTTTGGCTAGAAATTTTGGTCCAGTTACACGCAGACGTTCTCTATTGGGATTTTCGATTGGAGCAACAAAGAGGAAGGT tGAGGAATGTGGAGAGATCTCTTTTAACTCATCACATCCAGAAACCGGCTTTATTCCCGACTCGGATGATTCTCCATCGTCACCTAAGCGAGCACGTGTTGATGAGACTCTACCGAATTCACTGACGCAACTTTCCACAGAAGTGAACGAGATAAATGTTTCTCTGGCAGAAAAAGCTCCAACTTCTGAGGAGTCTCAATTGAAGAAGAATATTGCCGATGTAAATGAAATCTCCAAGTCAATAAGACACATAAGTATAGAAGACAACAGAACAATAGCTAATGAGGTTTATACACCAATAAcagacttttatttaaaagagatAAGAGCAGAAACTAAAGAAAACTCTAAACCTATCGATGCTTTTCTGATGAAAGACATTCTGTCACCAGCAAATAAGATTCCAAATGCAGTGAGAGAATTtaagagagaagagaagatGTCTGAAACTAATGTCAGCTCAAAAACAATAGAAAACTTAAGAATAGAGGAGAACATGAAAGAAGCTTATAGATGCACTAcgccaaaagaaaaagaaaacatgtCAGAATCCAAGGAAATTTCAGAACCTATTCTAGACATTAGAATGACTACTATTAAAAGGATAAACGATATGCATAGGAATACCTCAAGTCCAATCTTAACAAATTTAGTAGATATCAGAACAGGAGAGCACAGTCAATTAGAGACTATGTCAAGAGCTGAGACAATTCCCTCCAGTGGTGAAGACACAATAGAAATACCAAACGATTCAAATCTTCAACAGAGCGAAGAGCCAAACCTGCCCAAGGAAGACACTAGAATAGAAGAAAGAACGTTAAGGCCCCTGATAAGCACTCAACAAACTCATCACATCTTTGGAGAATCAAATGAGGATATTGTACACAGTTCATCGTCgtcggaggaggaggaggagaaggaggagtaCTTGACTCTCAGAGAAGATGTGACATTACAACATCAAAGACGTGAGGAGGAAATCAACGAGACAGAGGAACATGAGACTGATTCTGCCGACAACAAAAGCAGATGCAATATTATGTGA